The sequence GTTCATTGCCTTTGCAGCAACCTTCGGATTTTGCTTCACAAAATCCTTCTTCGCATCACCCGATTTTGAGTGAACTTGGATGGACGGAATAATCGACCAAGCAGCAAGAAGGATGACTACGAGTATAATGAACTCGCGCATACCAAATAATTTTTTCTTCATCTGAACATTTTCCTTAAAGGCATAAGAAACCTAAAGATGCGACCAAAATTAGAAAGTTTTTAATTCTTCGTCGAAGAAAATAAGCCAAAAGCGTGCCATTTACGCTTGCAAAGTCCGCTTCGTCAAAACGATTCCGCCTTTTTCTACAAAATAGCCCGCGACGCCTTCTATCGGCGATTTTCCGCGTTCATAGACAATTTCTGTCCGCGCAGCAATTCCCGGCAAAGGAACAGCACCTGGGAAGCCAAGTCGCAATTCGACGAAAGTTTTCCCAAGTTGACGACAAAGTAAAATGCCTTGTCCTTCGGGACGAATCGTTAATGTTCCCTGAATCATCGCCGGTTCGCGTTTGCGGAAAGCCAAAAATGTCTGCATTAAACGGAATGTTTCGGAATTTTCGCCTTGCGGTAAATTCTGCCACGGAAAACAGCGACGATTATCGGGATCTTTTCCACCTTCCATTTCAATTTCATCGCCATAATAAAGCGAAATCGCATCCGGCAAGCACAAAAGTAATGCCCAAGCGAGCAGAGAACGTTCCGGATTTTTCCCCGCTAAAGTCCGAAGCCTTGCCGTATCGTGGCTTCCAAAAAGATTCATTTGCACGCCGAAAAGTTTCCGCGCAAACAATTCTTGCAATTCGTGACAGAAAGAATTCAAATCCATTCCCGCGGTAAACAAATCCGTCGTATCGCCGGTTGAAGCCGCATCTTTGGACTGCATGCCTTCGGGGAAAAGAAAATTCAGTGCGAGTCTTCGCACGGGATAATTCATCACGCCGTCAAATTGATCGCCCGCAAGCCACCGCGACGGATCTTCCCAAATTTCGCCGACGATATACGCTTCGGGATTTAACTTTTTGACGCGAATGCGAAATTCTCGCCAAAAAGAATCGTCGTCAATTTCGTTTGGAACATCTAAACGCCAGCCGTCGATGCCGCGGCGAATCCAATATTCGGCGACGTGCAGCAAATATTCGCGGACTTCCAAATTTTCGGTATTGAATTTCGGAAGCGCAGGCATTCCCCACCAACATTCATAATTCGGTTTTCCCGAATACGCTTTCACCGGAAAAGAATGAAAATGAAACCAGCCTTTGAACGGCGAAGCTTCGCCCTCTTCCATCGCGCTCACAAACGGAAAAAATCCGCGGGAACAATGATTGAAAACGCCATCCAAAATAATCCGCATGCCGCGCTTGTGCACCTCGGAAACGAGTTCATCAAAATCGGCGAGAGTGCCTAAAACCGGATCGATTTGCAAATAATCAATCGTATGATAACGATGATTTGCAGCACTTTTAAAAATCGGGCAAAGATAAAGTGCATTCGCTCCGAGATTTTGGATATAATCCAACTTTTCAATGATGCCGCGGAGATTTCCTCCACAAAATCCATTCACTTCGGGAGTAGCGCCCCAGTTGCGGAAAGTTCCCGCCGAAACATAAGCGGGAGAACGCGCAAACCGTTCGGGAAAAATTTGATAAAATACCGCCGATTTGACCCAGTCCGGACAAAGCGAATGATCTGTCATGGAAACCTACTTAACGCAGAGAGCGATTCGTGCGTTCGCTTGTAAGATTCGAAATTTCCGCAGAAAGCGCAGAATTGTCGGCGAGTTCTTCGAGAGAACACGGCATTTTATACGCCCAATTTTGCGGGCCCACAGTTCCCGGAGTATTCACCCGTTCATCGTTTGGATTCGCAGGCGTCCAGCGCGAACTGAGCGCTAAATAATCTTGAATCGGCGGAATGCAGAAAAGACTATTCGACTTGAAAATGTTGCGGATTAAAAGCTTCACCAAATCCGGCGTTAATGCCTGCGGCGCATCGCCTTCGAAATACAGATGATGCTTCCAGAAAAGATTCTTGTCAAAGTCGCCTTCTTGCCAAAGCCCGAGAAGAGTCGAAGTATCGTGCACGCTCGTCGTCGAAACAGAAAGCCGCGGATATTCCGAAACTTCGTAATACGGCTGATACGGAGCGTCCCAATTTCTTGCCCAACGTTCTACGCGAAGCGAATTGATTTGCAATTCGCGGAGAACGGTCGGAACGCAATGCGGAACTGCGCCCAAGTCTTCGGCGCAGACGACCATATCGGTTTCTTTTGCCAAAACCGAAAGCAATTTTTTGCCGTTTGCGTACCAAAGATTTTCTTGAGCCGCTTCGTTTGCGTGCAACAAATCGCTGAGTTTCTTTTGCTCGTTCGAAGGAAGAGTTCCGAGAACCGGAGCGTTATACCAATACCAGAACGGATAATACGCATTCGCCGGAGTTCCCGGCACAAAAATGCGGTTCCATTGCACTTTCAAAAGCGCATCTTTCACCGATTGTTCTTCGTCCGAATCGATGATCGCACTTTCGCAATCGCAATCTTTTTTGAAAACGTAACGGTCGCTTGAATACGGCAATAATTCAAAGAATTTACCAATGCAGCGATCGGTTTCGCCGCCCAAAAATCCGCGGAGTTGATCCTTCGAATAATTCGGACGCTGCAAATATTCCACCGTTTCTTTTTTAAATCCCGCTGCCGAAAGGGCTTCGAGAGTGAGCGGAATCGCGGGCGAAAAATGCCCGAGAATGCCGGTGCGTTCGTTCTGCGGAATTGCCCAAATGCGGAAAAATCCGAGGACGTGGTCAATGCGGTAAGCGTGATAAAATTTACTCGCTTGCGCTAAACGATCCTTCCACCATTTGAAATTTTCGCTTTCGATAACATCCCAGCGGTAAGTCGGAAATCCCCAATTTTGTCCGCTGTAGCTGAACATATCAGGAGGTGCGCCCGCCCGATCGTCGAGAGAAAAGTATTGGCGATTAAACCAAACGTCAGCGCTATCTTCGTTGATGAGAATCGGAATATCGCCTTTCAAACGCACGCCCATTTCCGTGAGTTTATTCGATGCGATTTTGAATTGCCCTTCGGCTTCGAACTGCATCCAACATTGGAAAAGTGCATCTTTCCGCGATTTGCGGAAAAGTGTGCTCAAACGCAACGCCGTCGGATTTTGTTCTTCTTTCCAACTGCGCCAGCTCGATTCGCCATTTTTTTCTTTGAGCATCGCATAAACAGCGTAAGGCTTGACCCACGGATTCGCTTCAATCCATTTTGTGAGCGCGACATTTTTTTCGAGCATCGCATAATTCGCATCGAAAATTTTGCGCAAAATCGTGCGCTTTTCGCGGGCAATTTCCGAATAATGCACTTTCGGGTCTGCGGCAAACTTTTTCTGCAGCGCAGAAATTTCCTTTGCAAAATCTTCGGCTCCGTGAATAATCTGCAGCCGAATAAAAGCGGGATTTAACGCAAACGCGCTTCGCGCACTATACGGCGATGATTCAAAACCCGTATCATTGACCGGGAGAATTTGAATAATGCTTAAACCGCACTTTTTCGCCCAGGCGCCAAACGGAACCAAGTCCAAAAATTCGCCGATACCAACGCTGTCTTGAGAATGCAAAGAGAAAACGGGGACAGCGACACCGCTTTGAAAGCTCGAAATTTCACCATAACGCATACCTCAAAGATAAATCATTTTAGAGCGAAATGATGCTTAAAAAAATGTGAAATCAATAGCCAGACTTTTCGCAGGATTTGCACAAAAAAATTCCGCAAGAATTCAATTCCTGCGGAACATTTCGTTTCAAATTTTAACCGATTAAGTCTTCGGGACGCGGATATTTCCGTGGACGTCCCCGTTTCCGCTTGACCGGAACTGGCTTTCCATCGGGACCGATTTGCATCGGGCGAAGGCTCACCCCTGCCGCTGCGGCTGCAGCCCCGGCAACTGCTAACGCAGAACCCGGTTTGAAAAGCGCGGACAAATCGAGTTCGGGCTTTTCGGCAATCGCTTCGCCCGGTTGAACGCCGCTTGCGGCGGCCGCTGCGAGAGCTGCTTTTTGCGCTGCCAACGCTGCTTCTGCCAAGTGTTTTCGGACAATTTCTTGCTGACGCTTCGCTTCTTCTTCGGCGCGTTTCTTCGCCAAATCCGCTTCGGAAATAATTTCTGTCTGTGTAGCGCCGAATTTTGCGCTACCAAAAGAACCGACGAGAACGCGACCCGAACTTTGACGCGGCGGAAGAGCCGAAGCGGGCTTACTTTCCATCACCGGATTCGGTGCCGAAGCCATTTTTTTGATTTGACTCGGCACAAAAAGCGGCTTTTTCGGTGGCGGAACAGAACGCTGATACGAATTTTGCGACCGGAAAGGCGTTTCGGACGAAAAATTTTGATCAAAACGGCGCGGAGACGACGAATAATGCGCACCATTATCGTTCATAAAACGATTTTCATAGTCCGACATTTTCGGCATCGGGCGCGAAGAACGGTTAAAAGAATTCCGTTTTTCGTACTGTTCTGCAATTTTGCGGATGCGTTCTTGCTCTTTGGCAAGTTTTTTCGCTTCGCGTTCTTTCTTAGAAGGGCGGAAACGATCCCGTTTTTCTTCGTCAACGGGATGTAACGCTAAAATTTCGTCGTCGGAAAGTCCTCGCAATTCTGCAGGAACTTCAACAATTGGAAGATCTTCTTGTGATATTTTATCTGTCATGGGATGTAAAAATGCAAAAAAACGGTATTTTTAGACATCTGAACATGATTTAATTTAAAAAAACTATTTGTCAAGGTCTAGAAATTATTTGAAATGTGTTGTATTTTTTAGGCAATGCTTCGATTTACACAAGATATCATTTTAGCCCTTCGGGCACAAGCCAATGAAGAAGAAGCTCGCATTATGTCTAAAAGCATGCGCGATTCCTTCGATTTCTTAGGAGTAAAAGTCATTAAGCGTCGCGAAGCCACTTACCCAATCTTCGACAAGAACCCGCCCAAAGACGGCGACGAACTTGCCGCAAGAGTCACGGATATGTGGGCTCAGCCGTATCGCGAAGTGCAATACGCCGCTTGTGATTACCTTTTTAAGCACAAAAATCTTCTCGGTGCGCAACATCTCAACTTTTTGAAGATGCTCATCAAGACGCGTCCATGGAAAGATACCGTTGACACGATTTCGACGAGCATTCTCGGAAATCTCGCGTGGAGAATCCCGCCCATTCGTCAAAAAATTGCGACATGGATCCGCGATCCCAACATTTGGGTACGCCGCAGCGTGATTTTGTTCCAATTACAATACCGCGATCACACCGACTGGAATTTGCTCAAGTCGTGCTGTTTACACTGCGCAAAAGACGAAAACGATTACATCCGCACTAGTATCGGACGCGCGCTTTCGGAATATGCTCGCATCAACCCAAATGAAGTCCGTCACTTTGTGATGAACACAGAACTTGCACCGCAAACTTCGCAAGAAGTCTTACGCAATATTTAACTTTTTCCATTTCAACTTGAAAAAAAAGAGTTTCCGAAGGAAACTCTTTTTTTAATGAGAAGTTCGAAATGAGAAATGTCCGCAGGTCCCGCCTAACTTATCATTTCTCATGAAACGCAACGTCAAAGCTTTGCTTCAAGTCTTCGATTAAATCGTTTGCATCTTCTAAGCCGACGGATAACCGAATCGTTTCGGGTAAAATATCTGCAGCTTTTTGGAGCTTCGGATTTAATTCGATATGCGTTGTGACCGAAGGATTGATGATTAAAGATTTTGCATCGCCGATATTTGCTTGCAAACTAAACACTTTCACCGCTTCCAAAAATTTTCGTCTGGTGTTCGCGTCGCCTTTTAAGCCAAAACTTAAAATCGCGCCCGCTCCCTTCGGAAAATATTTTTTTGCCAAAGCAGCGTAGCGGCTCCCTTTTGCATGCGGATGTTTCACCCACAAAACTTCGGGACGCGTTTCCAAAAATTCGACAATTTTTTCGGCGTTCGAAACTTGCTTTGCGATGCGTTCGGAAAGAGTTTCAATTCCAAGAATCACTAAGTATGCGCTGAATGGAGCAATGCACGCACCCAAATAATTCAAATAAATGGAACGGATGCGGCCTGTGAAAGGAGTTTCGGGGAAAACTTCTTGATACGAGCGCAACTTTTGCTGTTGCGAACGCAAGAAATACGGCTTCCCTGAAAACTGCGGAAACTTTCCGTTGTTCCAATCGAACTTGTTATTTTCCACAATTGCGCCTGCGACGACATTTCCGTGTCCGCTTAAACCTTTCGTCGCCGAATACACCACAACGTCTGCGCCAAAGTCAAATGGATTTAACAAGTAAGGCGTTGCAATCGTGTTGTCGACAATCAAAGGAATGTTGTGCTTGTGGGCAACCCGCGCAATTTCTTCGATGTCTAAAATCGTCGCATTCGGATTTGAAATACTTTCGATGAAAATCACCTTCGTATCTTCTCGAATAGATTTTTCAAAAGAAGAAACATCGTCAGGGTCTTCGACCAAATCGTATTTCACACCGAATTCGGAAAAGACTTGTTCCAAGCTATCGACCGAACCGCCATACGAACGCGCCGTCGCCAAAATGCGGCCCGAGCCCGCAGTCACATTGAGCAAAGCGTAAGTCACCGCAGCCATTCCCGAAGCGAGCGAAACCGCACCCGTTGCCCCTTTGTGTAGCGCAATCAAACGCGCTTCTAACGCATCCGAAGTCGGATTCGAAAGTCGCGTGTATAAAGCATCCGAAGAATCGAAATAAAACAAATCATCGGAGCGCTTCACCGTTTCAAGCGTGTAAGCTGTCGTCTGATAAATCGGCACCGAGACCGCGTGATTATGATCTTTGGGATCATAGCCCGCATGAAGTTTTAATGTATCAAATGAATAACTCATCGAGCCTCCTAGACTAAGTCATCGGCAAATTCAGAAATCGCTTTGTCCAAGCGCACAAAGATTTCGTCGATTTGTTCTTTCGTAATAATTAACGGCGGCGCGACGAGAATCGTGGAGCCTCCGCCCATCGTCAAAAGCCCGTACTTATTGCGCAAATCCGGAATCAAATTGCCGAGGAAAGCTTCGCCGTTTTTGTTTTTGCGAATGACGTCTTTATGATCTTTGCTGTAGCTAAATTCAATCGCACCGAAAAGTCCAATCGAACGCACATCGCCCACAGATTTATGCTTTGCTTTGAGTTCTGCAAGTTTCTGCTTTAAATAAGGTTCAAGTTCGAGCACGTGTTCTTTGACATTTAAGCGTTTGTATTCCTTAATGCAAGCAAGTGCTGCAGCAACGCCGAGCGGATGCGTGTTATAAGTAAGTCCCGCCGTAAAAGAATTCTGCGCATAATATTCGCCGATTTCTTTACTCACCAAGACGCCGCCGAGAGGCGCATACGCACTGTTTACGCCTTTTGCAAACGTGATGATATCAGGTTCAACATCTTCGCGCTGGCAGGCAAACCAATCGCCGCTGCGCAAGAATCCGCTCATCACTTCATCGCAGACAAGCAAGATGCCATACTTCTTCGTAATTTCGCGAAGGCCTTTCAAATATCCCTTCGGATACAAATAGACGCCGTTACTTCCCGTGACCGATTCAATGAAAAGGGCTGCGATGGTATCGGGACCTTCTTGCTGAATTTGATATTCGGTGCGAGCCAAGAAATGCTTCGTCGCTTCTTCTTCAGTTTTGAATTTAATGTCGTAGCCGTAAAGATGCGGCGCCGGGAATTTGATAAATCCAGGAATCGTCGGGAAAAGACTTGCGCGATCGCTTTCGCCCGTTAAACTGCTTGCTCCATAAGAGCTTCCGTGATACGATTCATACTTCGATAAAATTTTATCGCGGCCGGTAAATGCTTTGGCAAATCGAATTGCAAATTCATTCGCTTCGGAACCACCCAAAGTGAAAAGCACTTTGCCCATATTCTTCGGAGCGATTTCTTCAATCAAAAGCTTCGAAAGTTCGCCCGCTTCATCAAAGGCGTGGCGCGGCGCAATATAAGCCAAACGTTCTGCCTGCTTTTGAATTGCAGCGATAATATTTTTGTTGTTAAATCCGATGTTCACATTCACCAGCTGCGAAGAAACATCGATGTATTCTTTTCCCTTTTCATCGTAAACGTAAATGCCATTTGCATGATCGATGTGAAAAGGTTTGTAATCTTTATGCGGAGCATTCGCAAAGGAAAACAGATTGTATTTGCGAGCCGATTCGTAATCGTTAATAGAATTTGTCTGTGTCATGTTTTATCTCCTTGGTTAAATAAAATATTCGGGGTTAGGCTTTACTCTTGCCAGATTAAAGCGTTCTAAAATTTTCTTGCGCAGTTTTAAGAATTCTTCACTTCCGCGGTTGCGCGGGAAAGTTTCATCAATTGTTAAAACTTCGCTTATGCGCCCTGGGCGCGGTGTCATAATCACAATGCGATTTGACAAATAAATTGCCTCGTCAATATCGTGAGTGACAAGAATCATCGTCGTGTTATTCTTTTGTTTCAAATTCAAAAGCAAGTCTTGAATTTCGGCACGCGTAAACGAATCAAGAGCGCCCATCGGTTCATCGAGAAGCAAAACTTCGGGGTCGTTGATTAACGCCCGCGCAATCGCTACGCGCTGCGCCATGCCGCCGCTGATTTGATGCGGATAATTTTTTTCAAAACCGACGAGTCCAATTTTTTCAATAAATTCTTGCACCCGATTGGCGTTTTCCTTAAAGACTTTTCGCACTTTCAAACCGAGCGCAATATTTTCTTCGACGGTGAGCCATTCAAATAAGCAGCCTTGTTGAAAAACATAACCGCGCTTCGAATCCGTTCCTTTTACCGATTTTCCGTCGAGTAAAATTTCTCCGCTTTGCACCGCATCAAGCCCTGCTATTAAACGCAAAAGCGTTGTCTTTCCGCAGCCCGATGCACCGAGAATCGAAATAAATTCGCCGCGATGAACATTCAAATTGATGTCTTTCAAAATCAATTTTTGTTCACCCGTTTTTTCGTTTTCAAAAGAACGGTTCACTTGGCGAATGGATAAAACTTCATCTAAAATTTCATTCATGAAAAACTCCTAGCGAACGATTCCTTTTTGATAACGCAGCACATAATTTTGAATCGCAGAAACCACTTTCAAAATCGCGCCGAATAAAATTGCCATCACGAGAATTGCAGCAAAAACTTTGTAGTAAGCACTCCAAACTTTTGACGTGTTAATGTAGTAGCCAAGTCCGCCCGGCTGCCCCATCATTTCGGCCATCACAAGAGTCGTAAACGAAAATGCGCTAGCCGTTGTAATGCCTGTAAAAATTTGCGGCATCGCATGTGGAATCGCCACATGAAAAATTTGGAAAAATGAATTGGCTCCAAAAGTT comes from Hallerella porci and encodes:
- a CDS encoding ABC transporter ATP-binding protein, with product MNEILDEVLSIRQVNRSFENEKTGEQKLILKDINLNVHRGEFISILGASGCGKTTLLRLIAGLDAVQSGEILLDGKSVKGTDSKRGYVFQQGCLFEWLTVEENIALGLKVRKVFKENANRVQEFIEKIGLVGFEKNYPHQISGGMAQRVAIARALINDPEVLLLDEPMGALDSFTRAEIQDLLLNLKQKNNTTMILVTHDIDEAIYLSNRIVIMTPRPGRISEVLTIDETFPRNRGSEEFLKLRKKILERFNLARVKPNPEYFI
- a CDS encoding aminotransferase class III-fold pyridoxal phosphate-dependent enzyme, with translation MTQTNSINDYESARKYNLFSFANAPHKDYKPFHIDHANGIYVYDEKGKEYIDVSSQLVNVNIGFNNKNIIAAIQKQAERLAYIAPRHAFDEAGELSKLLIEEIAPKNMGKVLFTLGGSEANEFAIRFAKAFTGRDKILSKYESYHGSSYGASSLTGESDRASLFPTIPGFIKFPAPHLYGYDIKFKTEEEATKHFLARTEYQIQQEGPDTIAALFIESVTGSNGVYLYPKGYLKGLREITKKYGILLVCDEVMSGFLRSGDWFACQREDVEPDIITFAKGVNSAYAPLGGVLVSKEIGEYYAQNSFTAGLTYNTHPLGVAAALACIKEYKRLNVKEHVLELEPYLKQKLAELKAKHKSVGDVRSIGLFGAIEFSYSKDHKDVIRKNKNGEAFLGNLIPDLRNKYGLLTMGGGSTILVAPPLIITKEQIDEIFVRLDKAISEFADDLV
- a CDS encoding DNA alkylation repair protein, with protein sequence MLRFTQDIILALRAQANEEEARIMSKSMRDSFDFLGVKVIKRREATYPIFDKNPPKDGDELAARVTDMWAQPYREVQYAACDYLFKHKNLLGAQHLNFLKMLIKTRPWKDTVDTISTSILGNLAWRIPPIRQKIATWIRDPNIWVRRSVILFQLQYRDHTDWNLLKSCCLHCAKDENDYIRTSIGRALSEYARINPNEVRHFVMNTELAPQTSQEVLRNI
- a CDS encoding 4-alpha-glucanotransferase: MRYGEISSFQSGVAVPVFSLHSQDSVGIGEFLDLVPFGAWAKKCGLSIIQILPVNDTGFESSPYSARSAFALNPAFIRLQIIHGAEDFAKEISALQKKFAADPKVHYSEIAREKRTILRKIFDANYAMLEKNVALTKWIEANPWVKPYAVYAMLKEKNGESSWRSWKEEQNPTALRLSTLFRKSRKDALFQCWMQFEAEGQFKIASNKLTEMGVRLKGDIPILINEDSADVWFNRQYFSLDDRAGAPPDMFSYSGQNWGFPTYRWDVIESENFKWWKDRLAQASKFYHAYRIDHVLGFFRIWAIPQNERTGILGHFSPAIPLTLEALSAAGFKKETVEYLQRPNYSKDQLRGFLGGETDRCIGKFFELLPYSSDRYVFKKDCDCESAIIDSDEEQSVKDALLKVQWNRIFVPGTPANAYYPFWYWYNAPVLGTLPSNEQKKLSDLLHANEAAQENLWYANGKKLLSVLAKETDMVVCAEDLGAVPHCVPTVLRELQINSLRVERWARNWDAPYQPYYEVSEYPRLSVSTTSVHDTSTLLGLWQEGDFDKNLFWKHHLYFEGDAPQALTPDLVKLLIRNIFKSNSLFCIPPIQDYLALSSRWTPANPNDERVNTPGTVGPQNWAYKMPCSLEELADNSALSAEISNLTSERTNRSLR
- a CDS encoding O-acetylhomoserine aminocarboxypropyltransferase/cysteine synthase family protein, with protein sequence MSYSFDTLKLHAGYDPKDHNHAVSVPIYQTTAYTLETVKRSDDLFYFDSSDALYTRLSNPTSDALEARLIALHKGATGAVSLASGMAAVTYALLNVTAGSGRILATARSYGGSVDSLEQVFSEFGVKYDLVEDPDDVSSFEKSIREDTKVIFIESISNPNATILDIEEIARVAHKHNIPLIVDNTIATPYLLNPFDFGADVVVYSATKGLSGHGNVVAGAIVENNKFDWNNGKFPQFSGKPYFLRSQQQKLRSYQEVFPETPFTGRIRSIYLNYLGACIAPFSAYLVILGIETLSERIAKQVSNAEKIVEFLETRPEVLWVKHPHAKGSRYAALAKKYFPKGAGAILSFGLKGDANTRRKFLEAVKVFSLQANIGDAKSLIINPSVTTHIELNPKLQKAADILPETIRLSVGLEDANDLIEDLKQSFDVAFHEK
- a CDS encoding glycoside hydrolase family 13 protein: MTDHSLCPDWVKSAVFYQIFPERFARSPAYVSAGTFRNWGATPEVNGFCGGNLRGIIEKLDYIQNLGANALYLCPIFKSAANHRYHTIDYLQIDPVLGTLADFDELVSEVHKRGMRIILDGVFNHCSRGFFPFVSAMEEGEASPFKGWFHFHSFPVKAYSGKPNYECWWGMPALPKFNTENLEVREYLLHVAEYWIRRGIDGWRLDVPNEIDDDSFWREFRIRVKKLNPEAYIVGEIWEDPSRWLAGDQFDGVMNYPVRRLALNFLFPEGMQSKDAASTGDTTDLFTAGMDLNSFCHELQELFARKLFGVQMNLFGSHDTARLRTLAGKNPERSLLAWALLLCLPDAISLYYGDEIEMEGGKDPDNRRCFPWQNLPQGENSETFRLMQTFLAFRKREPAMIQGTLTIRPEGQGILLCRQLGKTFVELRLGFPGAVPLPGIAARTEIVYERGKSPIEGVAGYFVEKGGIVLTKRTLQA